In a genomic window of Dyadobacter fermentans DSM 18053:
- a CDS encoding YybH family protein — protein MKRNISVFILLILLASSFKYRTKTRETAQPPVTAGFSTKSPAKGITKTSMDAAIADLQKANLEMAKGNPALFKSLWSHQDDVTIFGGAANADSKGWKAVEASLNNEGLATGRDVTYTYEKVASEEGAAQGYLIQKEHYRFADGRKADLHVTILYRKENNVWKIAHRHANPIATEAKSDKTSK, from the coding sequence ATGAAAAGAAATATCTCAGTCTTTATCCTCTTGATCCTGCTGGCGTCGTCCTTTAAATACAGGACAAAGACCAGAGAAACAGCACAACCGCCCGTCACAGCGGGTTTCAGCACCAAAAGTCCAGCTAAGGGGATTACCAAAACTTCCATGGACGCAGCCATTGCAGATCTTCAAAAGGCCAATCTGGAAATGGCGAAGGGAAATCCGGCACTTTTCAAATCGCTGTGGTCACATCAGGATGATGTGACGATCTTCGGCGGGGCCGCAAATGCAGATTCTAAAGGGTGGAAAGCCGTGGAAGCCAGCCTGAACAACGAAGGACTCGCAACGGGCAGGGATGTTACCTACACCTATGAAAAAGTAGCCAGCGAGGAAGGCGCAGCACAAGGTTACCTCATTCAAAAAGAACACTACCGCTTTGCCGACGGCCGCAAGGCCGATTTGCATGTTACCATCCTTTACCGGAAGGAAAACAACGTCTGGAAAATCGCCC